One segment of Deltaproteobacteria bacterium DNA contains the following:
- a CDS encoding response regulator produces the protein MANENWKVLIIDDEEGIRKVLSITLTDAGYHVLTAGEGEAGIQAFVAESPQIVITDIRMPGMDGIEVLQQIKAADPKAEVIVVTGFGEIDLAVRALQLDASDFITKPIHDDALFIALERAKHHFSTRKELEDYTKLIEERWMDTAEELARTFHFQNNLIESSIDGILGCDEEGSVIVFNKSIETMSGYSKAEVRKQMCFDQFLPVGMAKKFREDLASEEYGGAHRLFLYETHLLTKQGDQVPVQVSATALFEEKREAGMVAFFRDLRELRRLEQQFADQTRLLLQDKMISLGRLAASVVHEINNPLAGILNYVRLMIKTLRKGALDAEHLKKFQGYLDLVESETGRCSKIVSNLLAFSRQSKLEFAEVDLNDLMNKCVLLSQHKLDLQNIRVTTRLQTDLPKIWGDYNQIQQCVINLIFNAVDAMPEGGTLILCNSLDVRNRLVEIHVEDTGHGISPQDLPHIFEPFFTTKTVGKGLGLGLSTVYGIIDRHHGAITARSEPGKGSVFTIKLPLSNTRK, from the coding sequence GACCGCGGGTGAGGGAGAGGCCGGAATTCAGGCGTTCGTGGCGGAATCGCCGCAGATTGTGATCACAGACATACGCATGCCCGGTATGGACGGCATTGAGGTCCTCCAGCAGATCAAGGCAGCCGATCCCAAAGCGGAGGTGATCGTTGTCACCGGCTTCGGTGAAATCGATTTGGCCGTCCGCGCCTTGCAACTGGATGCTTCCGATTTCATCACCAAACCCATTCACGACGACGCTCTCTTCATTGCCCTCGAGCGGGCCAAGCATCATTTTTCCACACGAAAGGAACTGGAAGACTACACCAAATTGATCGAAGAAAGGTGGATGGATACGGCGGAAGAGCTGGCGCGCACCTTCCACTTTCAAAACAACCTGATCGAAAGCTCCATCGACGGTATATTAGGCTGCGATGAAGAAGGAAGCGTGATCGTTTTCAACAAAAGCATAGAAACCATGTCGGGCTATTCCAAGGCTGAAGTCCGTAAGCAGATGTGTTTCGACCAGTTTCTTCCTGTCGGGATGGCGAAGAAGTTCCGGGAGGATCTCGCTTCCGAGGAGTACGGCGGAGCGCACCGCCTTTTTCTATACGAAACGCATCTCCTGACAAAACAGGGAGATCAGGTTCCGGTTCAGGTGTCCGCCACCGCTCTCTTCGAGGAAAAGCGGGAAGCCGGGATGGTGGCGTTCTTCAGGGATCTTAGAGAGTTGAGAAGACTCGAACAGCAGTTCGCCGATCAGACCCGTCTTCTGCTGCAGGACAAGATGATCTCCCTGGGCAGGCTGGCGGCCAGTGTGGTGCATGAAATCAATAACCCCCTTGCCGGCATTCTGAATTACGTCCGCCTCATGATAAAAACACTCAGAAAAGGAGCTTTGGACGCCGAGCATCTGAAGAAGTTCCAGGGATACCTGGATCTCGTTGAAAGCGAGACGGGCCGGTGTTCAAAGATCGTATCCAATTTGCTCGCCTTTTCCCGCCAATCAAAACTTGAATTTGCCGAGGTGGATCTCAACGACCTGATGAACAAATGCGTATTGCTCAGTCAGCACAAACTCGATCTCCAGAATATACGCGTAACGACCCGGCTTCAGACCGACCTTCCCAAGATCTGGGGGGATTACAATCAGATTCAGCAATGCGTGATCAATCTGATTTTCAATGCCGTGGATGCCATGCCGGAGGGAGGAACATTGATCCTGTGTAACTCCCTTGATGTTCGAAACCGACTGGTGGAAATCCATGTCGAGGATACCGGTCATGGGATTTCGCCGCAGGACCTTCCCCACATTTTCGAGCCCTTCTTCACCACCAAAACCGTGGGCAAAGGGCTGGGATTGGGGCTTTCCACGGTCTACGGCATCATTGACCGGCATCACGGCGCCATTACGGCGAGAAGCGAACCGGGAAAGGGAAGCGTGTTTACAATCAAGCTGCCCCTGAGTAATACGCGAAAATAG